Proteins encoded together in one Verrucomicrobiia bacterium window:
- a CDS encoding DNA topoisomerase IB — MALPFCRIQAFVKSYALPVVSKLGIFQPANQLKPRPQRVALVTMAHKKIDAHDGRLRYVSDRRPGLQRKRCGTGFRYVTAEGKRVKRVALRRIRELAIPPAWDQVWICPHPNGHLQATGRDAKGRKQYLYHPQWHTIRNETKFHRLTAFGRALPRIRRRVARDLRLRGLPREKVVAAVVRLLEETHIRVGNAEYADENQSFGLSTMRNRHVHVRGERLQFRFRGKSGKFHQVDFADKRLARIVKRCQDLPGYELFQYIDAAGETRDVTSEDVNDYVRAIAGEEFSAKDFRTWAGTIQAARILQQLDGDDNEEPVESALVKAIDEVAAALGNTRAVCRKYYIHPAVMDAYLDGTLMQSFIDHPTRVTQTGLSSDEAAVLRLLKRRRAAR; from the coding sequence ATGGCATTACCCTTCTGCCGCATCCAGGCATTTGTCAAATCGTATGCGTTGCCGGTGGTATCGAAGTTGGGTATCTTTCAGCCAGCAAATCAACTCAAACCGAGGCCGCAACGTGTGGCACTAGTGACCATGGCCCACAAAAAGATAGACGCGCATGACGGTCGGTTGCGCTACGTGTCGGACCGACGACCCGGTCTCCAGCGAAAGCGTTGTGGAACCGGCTTTCGCTATGTCACAGCCGAGGGGAAACGGGTGAAGCGCGTGGCGTTACGACGGATTCGCGAGCTGGCCATTCCACCAGCCTGGGACCAGGTCTGGATTTGTCCCCATCCGAATGGCCATTTGCAAGCTACCGGCCGGGACGCCAAAGGTCGCAAACAGTATCTTTACCATCCCCAGTGGCACACCATTCGTAACGAGACCAAGTTTCACCGCCTGACTGCATTCGGCCGGGCGCTACCAAGAATTCGCAGACGAGTAGCGCGTGATTTGCGGTTGCGTGGATTGCCGCGCGAGAAAGTGGTCGCGGCAGTGGTGCGGTTGCTGGAAGAAACCCACATCCGTGTCGGCAACGCGGAGTACGCCGATGAAAACCAGTCTTTTGGATTGAGTACCATGCGCAACCGCCATGTCCACGTGCGTGGCGAACGGCTGCAATTCCGGTTTCGTGGCAAGAGCGGCAAGTTTCACCAGGTGGACTTCGCCGACAAGCGTCTCGCTCGCATTGTCAAACGCTGCCAGGACCTGCCCGGCTACGAATTGTTCCAATACATCGACGCTGCCGGCGAAACTCGCGATGTGACCTCCGAAGATGTGAACGATTATGTGCGCGCGATCGCGGGCGAAGAGTTCAGCGCCAAAGACTTTCGGACCTGGGCCGGGACCATTCAGGCGGCGAGGATCTTGCAACAGCTCGACGGCGACGACAATGAAGAACCAGTCGAATCGGCGCTCGTGAAGGCGATTGACGAAGTGGCGGCAGCGTTGGGGAACACCCGCGCCGTCTGCCGCAAGTATTACATCCACCCGGCCGTCATGGACGCCTACCTGGATGGCACGCTCATGCAATCGTTTATCGACCACCCGACCCGTGTCACTCAAACTGGTTTGAGTTCCGACGAGGCGGCGGTGTTGCGACTGCTGAAGCGACGCCGCGCCGCGCGGTAA
- a CDS encoding C-type lectin domain-containing protein has protein sequence MKASRISRLSADVIAVLAVWAATNLQAAPISGPILNPATGHTYYLLANSDWTDAQSQALSLGGNLATVNDAAENAWISQTFTNFGGVTRNLWIGLNAAGLNGGDPNSYSWVDGSPSTYRNWAPQEPNFSDQYTLIIPAPDTNAGQWNNVSDTTLAGYQSFPAYLNYGVAEVVPEPGTYALALLGCLTILGRLAMSYKQVRA, from the coding sequence ATGAAAGCAAGTAGAATAAGTCGGTTGTCTGCGGATGTAATTGCCGTCTTGGCGGTCTGGGCAGCGACAAACCTTCAAGCCGCCCCGATCTCTGGCCCAATCCTGAATCCGGCCACGGGACACACCTATTATCTCTTGGCGAATAGCGACTGGACAGATGCCCAATCCCAAGCGTTAAGTTTGGGAGGAAATTTGGCGACCGTTAACGATGCCGCTGAAAACGCCTGGATCAGCCAAACGTTTACAAACTTTGGTGGCGTCACGCGCAACCTGTGGATTGGACTCAACGCGGCCGGTCTGAACGGTGGCGATCCGAACAGTTACTCATGGGTGGATGGCAGTCCGTCGACCTACAGAAACTGGGCTCCCCAGGAACCTAATTTCTCGGATCAATATACTCTCATAATTCCAGCTCCCGATACGAATGCTGGACAATGGAACAACGTGTCGGACACAACTCTGGCCGGCTACCAATCTTTTCCCGCATACCTCAACTACGGTGTTGCGGAAGTGGTTCCCGAGCCAGGTACGTATGCTTTGGCACTACTGGGATGCCTCACGATCTTGGGGAGATTAGCAATGTCTTATAAGCAGGTTCGCGCCTGA
- a CDS encoding glucose 1-dehydrogenase: MKKLEGKVAVVTGASKGIGASIAKHLAAEGASVVVNYSSSKEGADRIVDEIAKKGGKAVAVQANVAKQTDIDRLFAETKKSFGKLDILVNNAGVYEFSPLEGVTETQFHKLFDLNVLGLVLTSQAAVKHFSSAGGSIVNISSLASTLAPPSASVYSATKGAVDTITKSLAKELGPRKIRVNAINPGMVETEGVHSAGFIGSDFHKKQEAETPLGRIAQPDDIAPAAVFFASDDAAFITGETLVIAGGQR, translated from the coding sequence ATGAAAAAGCTTGAAGGAAAAGTTGCGGTCGTCACGGGCGCATCCAAGGGAATCGGCGCCTCCATTGCCAAACATCTGGCCGCCGAAGGCGCATCGGTCGTCGTCAACTACTCGTCCAGTAAGGAAGGAGCGGACCGTATCGTTGACGAGATCGCCAAAAAGGGCGGGAAAGCGGTTGCGGTGCAGGCCAATGTTGCGAAGCAGACGGACATTGACCGCCTATTTGCCGAGACGAAGAAGTCGTTCGGCAAACTCGATATCCTGGTCAACAATGCCGGGGTGTACGAGTTTTCTCCTCTTGAAGGCGTTACCGAAACGCAGTTTCACAAGCTGTTCGATCTCAATGTGCTGGGTTTGGTCCTCACCTCACAAGCCGCGGTCAAACATTTCAGCTCGGCGGGCGGCAGTATCGTCAATATCAGTTCGCTTGCCAGCACCCTGGCGCCGCCGAGTGCCTCGGTTTACAGCGCCACGAAAGGGGCTGTCGATACGATCACAAAGTCGCTGGCCAAGGAATTGGGACCGCGCAAGATCCGGGTCAATGCCATCAACCCCGGCATGGTCGAAACCGAGGGAGTCCATTCCGCTGGTTTCATCGGCAGCGATTTCCACAAGAAGCAGGAAGCGGAAACTCCACTGGGCCGCATTGCCCAGCCCGATGACATAGCGCCTGCCGCAGTCTTTTTCGCTTCCGACGACGCAGCATTCATCACCGGGGAAACGCTGGTCATTGCCGGTGGTCAACGTTGA
- a CDS encoding YjjG family noncanonical pyrimidine nucleotidase: protein MQRYQWLLFDADGTLFDFERAEGKALEQAFGLIGVTFAPGYLAAYQRINLALWQAVERGEIKPGIVKVRRFELLLQDIAVGGSAVDLSAHYLECLAACSELIEDASEVLQALHGKYRIAILTNGLRVVQRGRLTRSVIRDHIADIIISEEIGFAKPAKEFFDIALARLGNPSVREVLMIGDGWNSDIQGAVQYGIDACWYNPGKKPRPTNLEITREIASLRELVEWLAVP, encoded by the coding sequence ATGCAACGTTACCAGTGGCTCTTGTTCGATGCCGACGGCACGCTCTTTGACTTCGAGCGCGCGGAAGGCAAGGCGCTGGAGCAGGCCTTTGGGCTGATCGGTGTCACGTTCGCCCCGGGCTACCTCGCCGCCTACCAGCGCATCAACCTGGCTCTCTGGCAAGCGGTGGAAAGGGGAGAGATCAAGCCGGGAATCGTGAAAGTCCGTCGCTTTGAACTGTTGCTCCAAGACATCGCGGTTGGCGGCTCGGCAGTTGACTTGAGCGCCCACTACCTCGAATGCCTCGCCGCCTGCTCGGAACTGATCGAGGACGCGAGCGAAGTGTTGCAGGCGCTGCACGGGAAATATCGCATTGCCATTTTGACCAACGGTCTGCGGGTGGTCCAACGTGGCCGTCTCACCCGCTCCGTGATCCGCGATCACATCGCCGATATCATCATCTCCGAAGAGATTGGTTTCGCCAAACCGGCCAAAGAATTCTTCGACATCGCATTGGCCCGGTTGGGAAATCCGTCCGTGCGCGAAGTATTGATGATCGGTGACGGTTGGAACTCCGACATTCAGGGTGCCGTCCAGTACGGTATCGACGCCTGCTGGTACAACCCTGGGAAAAAACCACGTCCGACCAATCTCGAAATCACCCGCGAAATCGCCTCGTTGCGCGAATTGGTCGAATGGCTAGCTGTGCCTTGA
- a CDS encoding prolyl oligopeptidase family serine peptidase, protein MKRFLSLVLSALVVVPCRAQWNYPPTKTVDASDTYFGKTYNDPYRWLENLKDADVEAWFKAQAELTDGLLAKIPGRDSLVQEWLALDKLKPADYSSIRYENGRVFYKKTLGGENVGKLYLRQGWNGTEKLLFDPATYKAGVVTTIQSIVPSWDGKHVAMGLSSGGAEWSEIRILDVDRGTLLPESIYPSYGPHGWLKDSKSLLYDAGKTTNIKSLEIELNRKTKVHKLGTEVSSDIDIFSDESNPELGMTAKEIPSASVDESYPDYMVGNAETVQNELRLFYAPVSELKHAKIKWNVLCKRSDNLIRGFAFQGDYVYAVSHTDAPKYKLVRTSAKHPDWEDAETVIPEGTDTIRYITKSRHYLLIVYSNGVVGRLVKYDLSNGKISEIKLPSSGTVNVSCPNWRTDRCLVYISSWTSPVTIYDFDAQKDTFAKSIFNTDVSYPGFENLASEEVEVPGHDGTLIPLSIIYKKDILLDGSNSCILNGYGAYGISAIPSFNIRSSVALRGVVLAFAHPRGGSEKGEAWYRAGYKTTKPNTWKDFISCAEYLVKKGYTSPQKLAGTGTSAGGILISRAITERPDLFAAAVCNVGCANVMRLEFSPNGPVNTPEFGTVKDPVECQALFEMDGVQHVQKGVKYPAVMGVGGWNDPRVPAWEPGKFVAALQAATASDNPSLMKVNYDNGHFTEEKIVTFKNFAGQSAFLLWQTGHKDFQPVK, encoded by the coding sequence ATGAAGAGATTCCTTTCCCTCGTCCTTTCAGCTCTGGTTGTCGTGCCTTGCCGCGCCCAGTGGAACTATCCCCCGACAAAAACCGTCGACGCCTCGGACACCTACTTCGGGAAGACGTACAACGATCCGTACCGCTGGCTGGAGAACCTGAAGGATGCGGATGTCGAAGCCTGGTTCAAGGCCCAGGCGGAATTGACGGACGGCCTGCTCGCGAAAATCCCGGGAAGGGATTCGCTGGTGCAGGAATGGCTGGCCTTGGACAAGCTCAAACCCGCGGATTACTCGTCCATCCGGTATGAAAATGGTCGCGTCTTTTACAAGAAGACGCTAGGCGGCGAAAACGTCGGCAAACTCTACTTACGTCAGGGTTGGAACGGGACGGAAAAGCTGCTCTTCGACCCAGCCACATATAAAGCCGGTGTGGTCACGACCATTCAAAGCATTGTCCCGTCGTGGGACGGAAAGCACGTCGCGATGGGTCTTTCTTCGGGCGGCGCTGAATGGTCGGAGATCCGAATATTGGACGTGGACCGTGGAACGCTGCTGCCCGAGAGTATCTACCCTTCCTACGGGCCCCATGGATGGCTGAAGGACAGCAAGTCTTTATTGTACGACGCCGGCAAGACGACGAATATCAAGAGTCTCGAAATCGAATTGAACCGCAAAACCAAAGTGCACAAGCTCGGCACCGAGGTTTCCAGCGACATCGATATCTTCAGCGACGAGAGCAACCCTGAACTGGGCATGACAGCGAAGGAAATTCCGAGCGCTTCCGTTGATGAATCATACCCCGACTACATGGTCGGAAACGCGGAAACCGTGCAGAACGAGCTGCGGCTTTTCTATGCTCCCGTCTCCGAACTGAAACACGCAAAAATCAAATGGAATGTTCTCTGCAAACGCTCAGACAACCTGATCCGCGGGTTCGCGTTCCAGGGGGATTACGTTTACGCCGTCTCCCATACCGACGCGCCAAAATACAAGCTTGTTCGGACGAGCGCGAAACATCCGGACTGGGAAGACGCCGAGACCGTGATTCCCGAAGGGACTGACACCATTCGGTACATCACCAAGAGCAGGCACTACCTCCTCATCGTGTACTCCAATGGAGTTGTCGGCCGCCTCGTAAAATACGACCTCAGCAATGGCAAGATTTCCGAGATCAAACTTCCGTCATCCGGGACCGTGAACGTGAGTTGTCCGAATTGGCGAACGGATCGTTGCCTGGTGTACATCAGCTCCTGGACCTCTCCCGTGACGATCTATGATTTCGATGCGCAGAAGGACACCTTCGCGAAGAGCATTTTCAATACGGACGTGTCGTATCCCGGTTTCGAGAACCTGGCCTCCGAAGAAGTCGAAGTGCCCGGGCACGACGGCACCCTGATCCCGCTCTCCATCATTTACAAGAAGGACATTCTGCTGGACGGGTCAAACAGCTGCATTCTCAACGGCTATGGCGCCTACGGGATTAGTGCCATTCCAAGCTTCAACATTCGCAGTTCGGTGGCGCTACGAGGTGTGGTGCTTGCGTTTGCGCACCCCCGGGGCGGTAGCGAAAAGGGCGAGGCCTGGTACAGGGCCGGTTACAAGACGACCAAGCCCAACACCTGGAAAGATTTCATTTCCTGCGCGGAATACCTCGTGAAGAAGGGATATACCAGTCCCCAGAAACTCGCGGGAACCGGCACCAGCGCCGGCGGAATCCTGATCAGCCGCGCCATCACGGAACGCCCCGATTTGTTTGCGGCCGCCGTTTGCAATGTCGGGTGCGCGAACGTGATGCGGTTGGAGTTTTCGCCGAATGGCCCGGTCAACACGCCGGAATTTGGCACGGTGAAAGACCCCGTGGAGTGTCAGGCCCTGTTCGAGATGGACGGGGTCCAGCACGTCCAGAAAGGTGTGAAATATCCTGCGGTTATGGGTGTCGGTGGCTGGAATGATCCCCGAGTTCCCGCCTGGGAACCCGGCAAATTCGTGGCTGCCTTGCAGGCGGCAACAGCCTCGGACAATCCCAGTCTGATGAAGGTGAACTACGACAACGGCCACTTCACGGAAGAGAAGATCGTCACCTTCAAAAACTTCGCGGGCCAATCCGCTTTCCTCCTGTGGCAGACCGGCCACAAAGACTTCCAGCCGGTGAAGTAG
- a CDS encoding DNA-directed RNA polymerase subunit omega encodes MEPDSAPVKLPLRIKNTYLEPAQLRIPNPELLINVVRLRVRQLAQGHRPITQTNAWMEFSDIALKEISEGKLGYEFPGEAEFVPEATAVIDPSPLASTA; translated from the coding sequence ATGGAACCGGATTCCGCGCCAGTCAAACTCCCGTTACGGATCAAGAATACTTACCTGGAGCCCGCGCAGCTGCGCATTCCCAACCCCGAATTGCTTATCAACGTCGTGCGTCTGCGTGTCCGCCAACTCGCCCAGGGACATCGGCCCATCACCCAGACAAATGCGTGGATGGAGTTCTCTGATATCGCGCTGAAGGAAATCAGCGAGGGCAAGCTTGGGTACGAATTCCCTGGGGAAGCCGAATTTGTGCCCGAGGCGACTGCCGTCATCGACCCGTCTCCTTTGGCCAGCACAGCCTAA
- a CDS encoding adenosine deaminase family protein yields MNKTIPAEFLRRIPKTDLHLHLDGSLRIPTLIELAKSHRVKLPSHTEDGLRRLVFKDTYANLPEYLQGFAYTCAVMQTAESLERIAFELAEDNLAEGVRYIEVRYAPQLHINDRQNMEEVVAAVCRGLGRAQKRHNLSKAVRTGADVPFHFGIIVCALRFILPVFSPYYRRLFEVMPYASSTQVCAAASMELARAAVDLAHNKGLPVVGFDLAGAEAGYPADDHAAAYQYAHDHFIRKTVHAGEAYGPESIFQAITKCYANRIGHGTWLFANDMIEDPKIDDPVEYVHHLAEYVASQRITMEVCLTSNAQTLPRMRNLAHHPLRQMLDHELSVSICTDNRLMSNTSVTNELRLAIDKLKMTPRELRNVVIAGFKGSFFPGTYSEKRDFVRQVINRYETLSAELPK; encoded by the coding sequence ATGAACAAGACCATACCCGCGGAATTCCTTCGCCGCATCCCGAAGACCGACCTGCATTTGCACCTCGACGGTTCGCTGCGGATCCCGACGCTGATCGAACTGGCGAAGAGCCACCGCGTCAAGTTGCCGTCGCACACTGAGGACGGGCTGCGCCGTCTCGTGTTCAAGGATACGTACGCCAATCTCCCCGAATACCTGCAGGGATTCGCCTACACCTGCGCCGTGATGCAGACCGCCGAGAGCCTCGAGCGCATCGCCTTCGAGCTGGCCGAGGACAATCTCGCCGAGGGCGTCCGCTACATCGAAGTCCGCTACGCGCCGCAGTTGCACATCAATGACCGGCAGAACATGGAAGAGGTCGTCGCCGCTGTTTGCCGCGGTCTCGGGCGCGCGCAGAAACGCCACAACCTCTCGAAGGCCGTTCGCACCGGCGCGGACGTCCCATTCCACTTCGGCATCATCGTCTGCGCGCTGCGGTTCATCTTGCCGGTGTTTTCGCCGTACTACCGCCGCCTCTTCGAGGTGATGCCCTACGCGTCTTCGACCCAGGTCTGCGCCGCCGCCTCGATGGAACTGGCCCGCGCCGCCGTCGACCTCGCCCACAACAAAGGCCTGCCCGTCGTCGGCTTCGACCTCGCGGGTGCCGAGGCCGGTTATCCCGCCGACGACCACGCCGCCGCCTACCAGTACGCGCACGATCATTTCATCCGCAAAACCGTCCACGCCGGCGAAGCCTACGGGCCCGAGTCCATCTTCCAGGCCATCACCAAATGCTACGCCAACCGCATCGGCCACGGCACCTGGCTCTTCGCCAACGACATGATCGAGGATCCCAAGATCGACGACCCCGTGGAATACGTCCACCACCTCGCCGAGTACGTCGCCAGCCAGCGCATCACCATGGAAGTCTGCCTCACCAGCAACGCCCAGACCCTCCCGCGCATGCGCAACCTCGCGCACCATCCCCTGCGCCAGATGCTCGACCACGAATTGTCCGTTTCCATCTGCACCGACAACCGCCTCATGTCCAACACCTCCGTCACCAACGAACTCCGCCTCGCCATCGACAAACTCAAAATGACCCCGCGCGAACTCCGCAACGTCGTCATCGCCGGTTTCAAAGGCAGCTTCTTCCCGGGCACCTACAGCGAAAAACGCGACTTCGTCCGCCAGGTCATCAACCGCTACGAAACCCTGTCCGCCGAACTCCCCAAATAA
- a CDS encoding nucleoside kinase, which yields MERTHNTITATLDDGMQVRCAAGTPVREILPQRRSPDGLDYIAALVNNDAVSVTYPVEVDSKITLLTRADSDAFQIYRRSVCFLLAKAIKELFPDAHFAIEHSLGSGFYCSFETNGKPGICEEQLQSLDKHMRGIVGRDLPIERRKIAFTEVVRRFEQEKQWDKYNLLRFSNPPKVATCWCENFSDLDHGPLAPSTGSLNLFKLISYAPGFVLQVPEREKPKELPPFEPQPQLFQIFKEHKEWGRILGVNTVGRLNEIIANKEISDFIKIAEAFHEKKIAQIADHIYEHRGQIKWALIAGPSSSGKTTFAKRLAVQLRVNGLRPVTISLDNYFVNREQTPLDEHGKPDFENIETVDLPLFNDHLLRLDKGEEVELPSFNFEKGCREFRGEKLRLEPDQFVLVEGIHGLNPRLTQSVPPAHKLRIYISALTQLNLDSNNRISTTDNRLVRRLVRDNNFRGNTALATLNMWASVRRGEKTWIFPFQQGADIAFNSALDYELAVLKPFVEPLLVEIKPHHPQYAEARRLLAFLSSFLGVADHLVPPTSILREFIGHSSFRY from the coding sequence ATGGAGAGAACACATAACACGATCACGGCCACGTTGGACGATGGGATGCAGGTTCGTTGCGCGGCCGGCACTCCCGTCCGTGAAATCCTGCCGCAGCGCCGGTCGCCGGACGGGCTCGACTACATCGCCGCGCTGGTGAACAACGACGCGGTGTCCGTGACGTACCCGGTGGAGGTGGACAGCAAGATCACGTTGCTGACGCGGGCGGACTCGGACGCGTTCCAGATTTATCGTCGCTCGGTCTGCTTTCTCCTGGCCAAGGCGATCAAGGAACTGTTCCCCGACGCTCATTTTGCGATCGAGCATTCGCTCGGCTCGGGTTTTTATTGCAGCTTTGAAACGAACGGCAAGCCCGGCATCTGCGAGGAACAGTTGCAGAGTCTCGACAAACACATGCGGGGGATTGTCGGACGGGACCTCCCTATCGAGCGGCGCAAGATCGCTTTCACCGAGGTCGTGCGCCGTTTTGAACAGGAGAAGCAATGGGACAAATACAATCTCCTGCGCTTCAGCAACCCGCCCAAGGTCGCGACGTGTTGGTGCGAGAATTTCTCCGACCTGGACCACGGTCCGCTGGCCCCGAGCACCGGGTCCTTGAACCTGTTCAAGCTGATTTCGTACGCGCCCGGTTTCGTGCTGCAAGTTCCCGAGCGGGAGAAGCCGAAGGAGTTACCGCCGTTCGAGCCGCAGCCGCAACTGTTCCAGATTTTCAAGGAACACAAGGAATGGGGGCGGATCCTCGGCGTCAACACGGTGGGCCGGCTCAACGAGATCATCGCCAACAAGGAGATCAGCGATTTCATCAAGATCGCCGAGGCGTTTCACGAGAAGAAAATCGCGCAGATCGCCGACCATATTTACGAACATCGCGGCCAGATCAAGTGGGCGTTGATCGCCGGGCCCTCCTCCTCGGGGAAGACGACGTTCGCCAAGCGGCTCGCCGTCCAGTTGCGCGTCAACGGCCTGCGTCCGGTGACCATCTCGCTGGACAACTACTTCGTCAATCGCGAGCAGACGCCGTTGGACGAGCACGGCAAGCCCGACTTTGAAAACATTGAGACCGTTGATCTGCCGCTCTTCAATGACCACCTGTTGCGGCTGGACAAGGGCGAAGAGGTCGAGTTGCCGAGTTTCAATTTCGAAAAAGGTTGCCGGGAATTTCGCGGCGAGAAACTGCGCCTTGAGCCCGACCAGTTCGTGCTGGTCGAGGGCATTCATGGGCTGAATCCGCGGCTGACCCAGTCGGTGCCGCCCGCACACAAGCTACGCATTTACATCAGCGCGCTGACGCAGTTGAATTTGGATTCGAACAACCGCATCTCCACCACGGACAATCGCCTGGTGCGACGGTTGGTGCGTGATAACAATTTTCGCGGCAACACCGCGCTGGCGACATTGAACATGTGGGCCAGTGTGCGCCGCGGCGAGAAGACCTGGATATTCCCCTTCCAACAAGGCGCCGACATCGCGTTCAACTCGGCGCTGGATTACGAGCTGGCGGTTCTCAAGCCATTCGTCGAGCCGTTGCTGGTCGAGATCAAACCGCACCATCCCCAGTACGCGGAAGCGCGGCGGCTGCTTGCGTTCCTGTCCAGCTTCCTCGGCGTCGCGGATCATCTCGTGCCGCCGACGTCGATCCTGCGCGAGTTTATCGGCCACAGCAGTTTTCGCTACTGA
- a CDS encoding prepilin-type N-terminal cleavage/methylation domain-containing protein: MRRKDGFTLIELLVVIAIIGILAALLLPALANSRRSALRAQCVANERNFGQAWTMFAQDHDNKVFIITPNAGGGWLWDMASDATVGIGTPGTSDDLVKHYGLTRASAYDPSNPSHNLDVFWNCTACGGTSAGYWLLVQRVDTSGTPAGGTTGWAAGPNNTTFKQYNPNTTADATRYAFVYDVINSADPNRNPQLLLCDAVLQDGNGGPFTRTSSIPGGGVNQSAHMGPNGQPMGSNLCYTDGHVEWRNKEAMKVRYTAGGNVDAGVLFWW, encoded by the coding sequence ATGCGAAGAAAGGATGGCTTCACACTAATTGAACTACTGGTGGTCATCGCCATCATCGGAATCCTGGCCGCGCTGTTGTTGCCGGCGTTGGCGAACTCGCGCCGGAGCGCCCTGCGGGCACAATGCGTCGCCAACGAGCGCAATTTCGGCCAGGCGTGGACAATGTTTGCCCAGGATCATGACAACAAGGTGTTCATTATCACCCCCAACGCCGGTGGCGGCTGGCTCTGGGACATGGCCTCGGACGCCACTGTCGGAATCGGCACCCCGGGAACCAGCGATGATTTGGTGAAGCATTACGGATTGACCCGCGCTTCCGCCTACGACCCCAGCAATCCGAGTCACAATCTGGACGTTTTCTGGAACTGCACGGCCTGCGGCGGCACCAGCGCCGGCTACTGGCTGCTGGTTCAGCGGGTGGACACCAGCGGCACGCCGGCCGGTGGGACGACTGGTTGGGCTGCGGGACCCAACAATACTACATTCAAACAATACAATCCGAACACTACCGCGGACGCGACGAGATACGCATTCGTCTATGACGTCATAAACAGTGCGGACCCCAATCGCAATCCACAGTTGTTACTCTGCGACGCTGTCCTTCAGGATGGCAACGGCGGCCCGTTTACCCGCACAAGCAGCATTCCCGGTGGCGGAGTCAACCAATCGGCGCATATGGGACCGAACGGCCAGCCGATGGGCTCCAACCTCTGTTACACCGATGGGCACGTCGAATGGAGAAATAAGGAAGCAATGAAGGTTCGCTATACAGCGGGGGGCAACGTTGACGCCGGCGTGCTTTTCTGGTGGTAA